The segment GCTAAAGAAGATATGGATATCTCCTGCAAGCCCATTCTCATAAAAGTCAAACTGTAATAGAAACGCGTCGACAATATTTTGAGCAACCTCTGTAAAATCCTCTGTCTCAAGATATTTATGGTATCTTGTATGAAGCATCTTTTTATTTTGTGGAATACTGCCAAACAGCTTACCAGCACTCTTCAGCAATACTTGTGATGGCTTCAAGCGAAGTAAAATATTCGCTTTGTCAATTTTGATGCTGTTTGTGAGCCTGCGTGCATCTCTTTTCCAATCATCCAAAATGGAAAAATCACATTGAAGTGCCAGTTGGTCCTCTTCATATAATCCATTAAAGCCTTCACATAGTTCATTCAAGAAATGCTGGCTTTCATTCAACTGCTCTTGGGATAGCCTAATCCACTCATTTATCCTGTCGTACACCTTTGGCAGCAATGTTTTGTGGACATATTGGTCGATTTCACTATTCATTTTATCATTAAGCTCAATATGGATTTTTCCGAAATCGCTGTCCTCCTTAACGAAGTCCTTGCAATCTCTTAATATTTTTGGAATTTCCGTCATAATTTCCCTTGTAGTAGTGTCTTTAATATCTTCAAAGGAATTTACGATAGTACGCGTTTTTTCCACTTCTATATCTGAAAGCTGGTTATTTGCACCTGAAAGCTTGCTGACAATCTCCTCATACATCCGCAATGTTGTATAAAGACTTTCCTCCATTTCCAATCTTTTCTCAAAAAGGCTGGACAGCAAATCCTGTACAATCGCAATGCTTTTAACTGTACGCTCTTCGGCAAGATTCCTTTCTGCAAAGTGCCTTCTGTAAAAGCTGCTAATATCATTAAGCTGGATACTGCGATCATTTTCTTTTGAGTAAAGGAAAACAGCACTGTTTGGAAAATATTGATCAATTGCTGCTGTTGCCTTTTGCAGTCTTTTGGTTGCTACCTTTTCATTTTCCGCTTCATCTGCATAAATTAAGAATTGAATTGTCAAATGAGGAGCCTTCTCCTTCCAATCTAGCAATCTTTCATAATCACTCGACTGAAAAAGCGATCTTTCATTTATAACAAAAAGGAGACTGTCTGCCAACAAGGCATAATCTGCATACTTTTCTTGATGCGGGAATGGCAATGTTGTGATAGCCCAATTATTTTCATGTAAGAAAGCGGACGGAGCATATAAATGGAATATTCTTGTATCTCCTCCATACCTTGCATGTGAAAGCTGTTCCTCATAAAAATCAGATAATGTGTCAATTGGACGAACACCTTCTTCTGTCACTTCCGCCATTTCTAAATAATCTTGATCTTGAATAGAAATCAGACTGTTTGTATCCTCAGACAGCAATGTTTCCCCAACTAGCTCATTAATGCAAGAATTTACACCACTGCCAGGCGAGCCAATTATGAGCAGCTGATGGCTTTCAGAAGGAATTTGCTCCACTACCTTTTGCGAGAACTTCTTATCAATAATAATGTCATTGTTT is part of the Niallia taxi genome and harbors:
- a CDS encoding tetratricopeptide repeat protein; its protein translation is MTLEKKLINKSYYEGLTMDREEPPIEVLGQLYIAEQRKNVPDLTSIRFAQGELYFLVHDYESAIFKWENIANELEPWAKKNLADAYMELGELSTAESIYKAVLSDSELLNTEISMQLFALYIEKGNHDMAQHTIKSLLATNPDYANMTMLAKAYFEENENWEDAIELAVNEGDRTNSLKWYEALIQYAKIGVIAEHEPGYFMESIGSVSELDQRLFEKLSTAIWANYENSPFYLAWLRDFNQLFQQLHWEEAEEWKELPEVLENAYLHLISSAYPIKEIRGLVPAILSNLLVTATNNRLITAASAVLAWNEMFPGTLATDIISNSEHLINNAEAAVDLTEIVQLLESISNWAQNNDIIIDKKFSQKVVEQIPSESHQLLIIGSPGSGVNSCINELVGETLLSEDTNSLISIQDQDYLEMAEVTEEGVRPIDTLSDFYEEQLSHARYGGDTRIFHLYAPSAFLHENNWAITTLPFPHQEKYADYALLADSLLFVINERSLFQSSDYERLLDWKEKAPHLTIQFLIYADEAENEKVATKRLQKATAAIDQYFPNSAVFLYSKENDRSIQLNDISSFYRRHFAERNLAEERTVKSIAIVQDLLSSLFEKRLEMEESLYTTLRMYEEIVSKLSGANNQLSDIEVEKTRTIVNSFEDIKDTTTREIMTEIPKILRDCKDFVKEDSDFGKIHIELNDKMNSEIDQYVHKTLLPKVYDRINEWIRLSQEQLNESQHFLNELCEGFNGLYEEDQLALQCDFSILDDWKRDARRLTNSIKIDKANILLRLKPSQVLLKSAGKLFGSIPQNKKMLHTRYHKYLETEDFTEVAQNIVDAFLLQFDFYENGLAGDIHIFFSNPYDVLQKTIEDKNVEIHEYQELLERLKNNPEMFHDPLRLFELRLLQYDWLTSPGKLSYSKH